One stretch of Eggerthella lenta DSM 2243 DNA includes these proteins:
- a CDS encoding cytochrome c maturation protein CcmE: MNAKTKRRMVVVTGIIVIVLVVILAVVGGTSSAKTVSVAEAATGSYADQKIQVSGNVVENSFATEGNVLTFDIYDPNGDITQQLRVRFEGGVSATFGNDVTAICTGKVGEDGVLNASELVTKCPSKYENATNALTVSQLTGYGDEVVDKPVKVAGAVKDGTLKAAGEGDRFVLVDPENGEELAVEFNDAISEEVKDGSSLVLTGSMNAQGKFSATEVALEG; this comes from the coding sequence GTGAACGCGAAAACGAAGCGTCGCATGGTTGTGGTGACCGGCATCATCGTCATTGTGCTGGTGGTTATCCTAGCTGTAGTCGGCGGTACGAGCTCGGCGAAGACCGTGTCGGTGGCAGAGGCTGCGACGGGGAGCTATGCGGATCAGAAGATCCAGGTGAGCGGCAACGTCGTCGAGAATTCATTCGCAACCGAAGGCAACGTGCTGACGTTCGACATCTACGATCCGAACGGGGACATCACCCAGCAGCTCCGCGTGCGCTTCGAGGGCGGCGTTTCCGCCACGTTCGGCAACGACGTGACGGCCATCTGCACGGGCAAGGTCGGCGAAGACGGCGTGCTCAACGCCAGCGAGCTGGTCACGAAGTGCCCGTCAAAATACGAGAACGCCACGAACGCGTTGACGGTTTCCCAGTTGACGGGATACGGCGACGAGGTCGTCGACAAGCCGGTGAAGGTGGCCGGCGCGGTGAAGGACGGCACGCTGAAGGCGGCGGGCGAGGGCGACCGGTTCGTGCTCGTCGATCCCGAGAACGGCGAAGAGCTTGCCGTCGAGTTCAACGACGCGATCTCGGAGGAAGTGAAGGATGGCTCTTCGCTCGTCCTGACCGGATCCATGAACGCGCAGGGCAAGTTCTCCGCAACCGAAGTGGCCCTCGAAGGCTAG
- a CDS encoding cytochrome c3 family protein: MSEEETKVEAATEAPATEGSTTEEAAPKKKGKKWPIVVGVVVVVLIAAGAGFWVWHEQPSFCAAICHTPMDEYLETYEQEPGTTGVDKWGNEVSNTNAMLAVSHKAQGKDCMSCHVPTLSEQMSEGINWVTGNYVYPLEERDTDMLTEARGLDGDEFCLNESCHNLTRDDLVKATSGMEFNPHKAQHGEIECSECHKAHRASVMYCTQCHSEAEVPEGWLTVAEANKLSTAA; encoded by the coding sequence ATGAGCGAAGAGGAAACCAAAGTGGAAGCCGCCACTGAGGCACCTGCGACCGAGGGCTCTACGACCGAGGAAGCCGCTCCCAAGAAAAAGGGAAAGAAGTGGCCGATCGTCGTGGGCGTCGTCGTGGTTGTCTTGATTGCAGCCGGTGCCGGCTTCTGGGTTTGGCACGAGCAGCCGAGCTTCTGCGCCGCCATCTGCCACACGCCGATGGACGAGTACCTTGAGACGTACGAGCAGGAGCCTGGTACCACGGGCGTCGACAAGTGGGGCAACGAAGTGAGCAACACGAACGCGATGCTGGCCGTCTCGCACAAGGCCCAGGGCAAGGACTGCATGTCTTGCCACGTGCCCACGCTGAGCGAGCAGATGTCCGAGGGCATCAACTGGGTCACCGGCAACTACGTGTACCCGCTTGAGGAGCGCGACACGGACATGCTGACCGAGGCGCGCGGCCTTGACGGCGACGAGTTCTGCCTGAACGAGAGCTGCCACAACCTGACGCGCGACGACCTCGTGAAGGCTACGAGCGGTATGGAGTTCAACCCGCACAAGGCGCAGCACGGCGAGATCGAGTGCAGCGAGTGCCACAAGGCGCACCGCGCTTCTGTGATGTACTGCACGCAGTGCCACAGCGAGGCCGAAGTGCCCGAGGGCTGGCTGACGGTTGCCGAGGCCAACAAGCTTTCGACTGCGGCGTAA
- a CDS encoding ammonia-forming cytochrome c nitrite reductase subunit c552, whose translation MVKTKRNKLAVWTASVCAFGMVMGLVACAPQATEDATEQKADENKTVQQVETPEPDKYGVVTAESWKDAYPDQYASYMENKSNAPLQDGGDKHNYLELYPALNTMYKGYAFALGYDEAASHLYTLQSVKETPRTTQKEQLAGCITCKTPQFTAMVNDEGEGVYKEKFNDLIGEFTEPVSCYNCHENDPQSLKVTGSYFVKALGNDAGEGSKAPMNSQVCGQCHNEYYFDGETKATTNPYTGLDQMTPDAILAYYDERNFKDWNHADTFAPMIKVQHPEFETMHGGEQSPMAKAGYGCSDCHMAPAEGANGEYTSHNWVSPLENKQLIENDCSKCHDDLEKKVKDIQASEEERVTAISEKIEDMTNKIAAKYADEIAAMKAANEAKTDIPAASEELAKLQKLQRNAQFYWDFVMVENSEGAHNSKLTNETLDKAEAAADEALAMLA comes from the coding sequence ATGGTTAAGACCAAGAGGAACAAACTCGCTGTCTGGACCGCCTCCGTCTGCGCATTCGGTATGGTCATGGGGCTGGTTGCATGTGCGCCCCAGGCTACCGAAGACGCTACGGAGCAGAAGGCAGATGAGAACAAAACGGTGCAGCAGGTGGAAACGCCTGAGCCCGATAAGTACGGCGTCGTCACCGCCGAGTCGTGGAAGGACGCGTATCCGGACCAATACGCTTCGTACATGGAGAACAAGTCCAACGCGCCTCTTCAGGATGGCGGCGACAAGCACAATTATCTGGAGCTGTACCCGGCTCTGAACACCATGTACAAGGGTTACGCGTTCGCGCTCGGCTATGACGAGGCGGCCAGCCATCTGTACACGCTGCAGAGCGTGAAGGAAACTCCGCGCACCACGCAGAAAGAGCAGCTCGCCGGCTGCATCACCTGCAAGACCCCGCAGTTCACCGCCATGGTGAACGATGAGGGAGAAGGCGTGTACAAGGAGAAGTTCAACGACTTGATCGGCGAGTTCACCGAGCCGGTCAGCTGCTACAACTGCCACGAGAACGATCCTCAGTCGCTCAAGGTGACCGGTTCGTACTTCGTGAAGGCGCTAGGCAACGACGCGGGCGAGGGCAGCAAGGCTCCGATGAACTCCCAGGTGTGCGGCCAGTGCCACAACGAGTACTACTTCGATGGCGAGACCAAGGCCACGACGAACCCCTACACGGGCCTCGATCAGATGACCCCGGACGCCATCCTGGCTTACTACGACGAGCGCAACTTCAAGGATTGGAACCACGCTGACACGTTCGCTCCGATGATCAAGGTTCAGCATCCCGAGTTCGAGACCATGCACGGCGGCGAGCAGTCCCCGATGGCCAAGGCCGGCTACGGCTGCTCCGACTGCCACATGGCTCCCGCTGAGGGCGCGAACGGCGAGTACACGTCGCATAACTGGGTGAGCCCGCTCGAGAACAAGCAGCTCATCGAGAACGACTGCAGCAAGTGCCACGACGACCTGGAGAAGAAGGTCAAGGACATCCAGGCCAGCGAGGAAGAGCGCGTGACCGCGATCAGCGAGAAGATCGAGGACATGACCAACAAGATCGCTGCGAAGTACGCTGACGAGATCGCCGCCATGAAGGCTGCGAACGAGGCAAAGACCGATATCCCGGCTGCGTCCGAGGAGCTTGCCAAGCTGCAGAAGCTTCAGCGCAACGCGCAGTTCTACTGGGATTTCGTGATGGTTGAAAACAGCGAGGGAGCGCACAATTCCAAGCTGACCAACGAGACGCTCGACAAGGCCGAGGCTGCTGCCGACGAAGCCCTGGCGATGCTCGCTTAG
- a CDS encoding FtsX-like permease family protein, producing MMRLVFSDLRDHAATWIGAFLVAVGCGYIGGWAVSILTTTETYRNLETLVWTMVAFSSFAAAVVLVSAANLTVSAQRRSYALWQIANVSPRSVSAVVLAQLAVVATLGAACGTLVESVTYAPLFPWVFSSPFYQPIDQVVLEVGASRMPTVWLAVAAVSLVGGLKGARSAGETPPLEALRDSEPKRRGMTWLRAILFASLATGTCALSVFMVEAQSYAALSNALFVPLLAVATLATVAPVVLSALMRAWTSIMPQLRWNAWYLARHTARYGLSLSTSVETPVMVGFDLLAGVASLSNMLAFYAQQQGLLDYKTSLDFTSTILLLGGPVLLCAIGAAVSVVMTSKSRTRDVALLIAGGARPRTLLAAAVCEAFIHAVTATLAGMAAVVVSNAVTACAVGMPLFDGLAFGEGLAVSLAGFVLVLAATLVPTLAALRKEPATVLAMGE from the coding sequence ATGATGCGCTTGGTGTTCTCGGATCTGCGCGATCACGCAGCCACCTGGATAGGGGCGTTCCTCGTGGCCGTGGGCTGCGGCTACATCGGCGGCTGGGCGGTGTCGATACTGACGACTACGGAAACGTATCGGAACTTGGAAACCCTGGTTTGGACGATGGTCGCGTTCTCCTCGTTCGCGGCAGCGGTGGTTCTCGTGTCGGCGGCGAACCTCACGGTGTCTGCGCAGCGGCGATCGTACGCTTTGTGGCAGATCGCGAACGTCAGCCCGCGAAGCGTGAGCGCGGTGGTGCTCGCCCAGCTCGCCGTCGTGGCGACGCTGGGTGCCGCATGCGGAACGCTCGTCGAATCGGTCACGTACGCCCCTTTGTTTCCTTGGGTGTTCAGCTCACCGTTCTACCAGCCGATCGATCAGGTGGTTCTCGAAGTGGGGGCTTCGCGGATGCCCACGGTGTGGCTTGCGGTGGCGGCCGTGTCCCTCGTCGGAGGATTGAAGGGCGCCCGCAGCGCAGGCGAAACGCCTCCTTTGGAAGCCCTGCGCGATTCTGAACCGAAGCGCAGGGGTATGACGTGGTTGAGGGCGATCCTGTTCGCGAGCTTGGCGACGGGCACCTGCGCGCTCTCCGTCTTCATGGTCGAAGCGCAGTCGTACGCCGCACTGAGCAATGCGCTGTTCGTGCCCCTTCTTGCGGTCGCAACGCTCGCGACTGTCGCCCCGGTGGTGCTTTCGGCGCTGATGAGGGCATGGACGTCCATCATGCCGCAATTGCGTTGGAACGCCTGGTATCTGGCGCGGCATACCGCGCGCTACGGCCTGTCCCTCAGCACCTCGGTGGAAACGCCAGTCATGGTCGGGTTCGACCTGTTGGCGGGTGTCGCCTCGCTCAGCAACATGCTGGCGTTCTACGCGCAGCAGCAGGGCTTGCTAGACTACAAGACCTCGCTCGATTTCACCTCGACCATCCTCCTGCTCGGAGGCCCCGTCCTCCTGTGCGCCATCGGGGCGGCGGTCAGCGTGGTCATGACGTCGAAATCGCGCACCCGCGACGTGGCCCTGCTCATTGCCGGCGGCGCTCGGCCTCGAACGCTGCTGGCCGCGGCCGTGTGCGAAGCCTTCATCCATGCCGTCACGGCAACGCTGGCGGGCATGGCGGCCGTGGTCGTCTCCAACGCCGTCACCGCGTGCGCCGTGGGCATGCCGCTGTTCGACGGGTTGGCTTTCGGCGAGGGCTTGGCCGTCTCGCTCGCGGGCTTCGTCCTCGTCCTCGCCGCGACGCTCGTGCCCACGCTCGCCGCTCTTCGCAAAGAGCCTGCAACCGTCCTCGCGATGGGGGAGTGA
- a CDS encoding ABC transporter ATP-binding protein → MSTTIIAREVKKSFSIGRGSKRRVADVLRGVSLRVESGEMVGIVGPSGSGKSTLLYCLSGLEAADLGSIQMMGTQMVHAGRNALSRTRRDHVGFIFQSYNLIPSLSVGENVSLPARLAGRPIAKAQTSAVLKSVGLDGKGKSRPGDLSGGEQQRVAIARALAGGADVIFADEPTGALDSRNGRAVLSMLRRIADDPKRSVVMVTHDLEAASMADRILVLRDGQVAREMGRSTPAQILAALEDGEVPA, encoded by the coding sequence ATGAGCACGACGATCATCGCGCGAGAGGTGAAGAAATCGTTCAGCATCGGGCGCGGAAGCAAGCGTCGGGTCGCCGACGTGCTGCGCGGCGTAAGTTTGCGCGTCGAGTCCGGCGAGATGGTGGGCATCGTGGGCCCCAGCGGCTCGGGGAAGTCGACGCTTTTGTACTGCCTGTCCGGATTGGAGGCGGCAGACTTGGGCTCCATCCAGATGATGGGCACGCAGATGGTGCATGCGGGCCGCAACGCGCTGTCCAGAACGCGCCGCGACCACGTGGGCTTCATCTTCCAATCGTACAACCTCATCCCGTCGCTGAGCGTGGGGGAGAACGTGTCGCTGCCCGCGCGCCTGGCGGGTCGTCCCATCGCGAAGGCGCAGACGAGCGCGGTGCTGAAAAGCGTAGGCCTCGACGGCAAGGGAAAGAGCCGCCCCGGCGACCTGTCCGGCGGCGAGCAGCAGCGCGTGGCCATCGCTCGTGCGCTTGCGGGTGGCGCGGACGTGATCTTCGCGGACGAGCCCACGGGCGCATTGGATTCCCGGAACGGTCGCGCGGTGCTGAGCATGCTGCGGCGCATCGCCGACGACCCGAAACGTTCGGTGGTGATGGTGACGCACGATTTGGAAGCAGCGTCCATGGCGGATCGCATCCTGGTGCTGCGGGACGGGCAGGTTGCACGAGAGATGGGGCGCTCGACGCCCGCTCAGATCCTTGCAGCGCTGGAAGACGGGGAGGTGCCGGCATGA
- a CDS encoding helix-turn-helix transcriptional regulator gives MSFRDNMQHLRATRNMTQEQLAMLLGVSRQSVSKWEAERAYPEMDKLLKMCGLFECTLDELVTGDLTGRPANGAASIPPGKSQQDVTGYDQAMRVFAWKLPLGIAVIFASSALALILSDPGLMPIAEVRSFASALVFVGVAVGLALILPASFARGAFRKAHPFVDDFYTAEQKNQARTALSTGLVAGVGLLMAGLAATIVLQADVWLASATFLAFAAIGVFVIVRSVLLGTRCNLERYNRASLGGMSEEQIEAMGDDGLAERARRAKRERGTYAAVMLAATAVGLVLMFTPASRLFLLAWPVGGLACLAIKAFRSARSDG, from the coding sequence ATGAGCTTTCGCGACAACATGCAGCACTTGCGCGCCACGCGCAACATGACGCAGGAGCAGCTTGCCATGCTGCTGGGCGTCAGCCGGCAATCGGTGTCGAAATGGGAGGCCGAGCGCGCGTATCCTGAGATGGACAAGCTGCTGAAGATGTGTGGTCTGTTCGAATGCACGCTCGACGAGTTGGTGACGGGCGACTTGACCGGCCGTCCGGCCAACGGGGCCGCCAGCATTCCGCCGGGAAAGTCCCAGCAGGACGTGACCGGGTACGATCAAGCCATGCGCGTTTTCGCGTGGAAGCTCCCGCTGGGCATCGCCGTCATCTTCGCGAGCTCGGCATTGGCCCTCATCCTGTCGGATCCCGGACTCATGCCGATAGCCGAAGTGAGGAGCTTCGCATCCGCGCTCGTGTTCGTCGGCGTGGCCGTCGGTCTCGCGCTCATCCTCCCTGCATCGTTCGCGCGCGGCGCATTCCGCAAGGCGCACCCCTTCGTCGACGACTTCTACACGGCCGAACAGAAAAACCAGGCGCGCACCGCTCTGTCGACGGGGCTCGTCGCGGGTGTCGGCCTGCTCATGGCGGGGCTGGCCGCGACTATCGTGCTGCAAGCGGACGTGTGGCTCGCAAGCGCGACGTTCTTGGCGTTCGCCGCGATCGGCGTGTTCGTTATCGTACGAAGCGTTTTGTTGGGGACGCGTTGCAATCTGGAGCGTTACAACCGCGCATCGCTCGGGGGCATGAGCGAGGAGCAGATCGAGGCTATGGGCGACGACGGCCTTGCCGAGCGCGCCCGCCGTGCCAAGCGCGAACGCGGCACCTATGCAGCCGTTATGCTTGCGGCGACGGCGGTCGGCCTGGTGTTGATGTTCACGCCGGCGAGCAGGCTGTTCCTGCTGGCATGGCCGGTCGGCGGCCTTGCGTGCCTTGCGATCAAGGCGTTCCGTTCCGCGCGAAGCGACGGTTAG
- a CDS encoding recombinase family protein, with protein sequence MAKRAKRSAPKKGARAAIYARYSSHNQRGESIEIQLDNDYAYCHEHELEVVKVYIDEAKTGRDTNRADFQQMLEDAKRHLMDYVVIYKVPRIMRNRDEMALARIMLRKCGVEILYAGEQIAEGSSGVLQLGMLEVLAEWESAVDSERITEGIAKNAERCMANGQRLYGWDIVDGFYALNEQQATVMRMMKDMLLSGSMIADIRRACEPYRTQFGNKFTQSAITKMLKRKQNAGIYVYAGYEIPGGMPALWSLEEQQMIWKILEKNARPRKRENTENYALTGKLFCGKCKTPMIGTSGTSKAGTRYYYYRCKKCRRNVRKDIIEANVADAVIAALSDEATREKIADLVAEIEQDTGAKPQSEIIRSELHDIELSFDRIWQAIEGGYAPPGGKERVEELTKRKELLEDELRVAVSIESVTVDRNRILFWLEDIAQEEDPETLIEVFVSKVVLVGDDDLHIAFTFEGGDDDIGQIVDDSGGVRVNGPELHHGN encoded by the coding sequence ATGGCGAAGCGGGCGAAACGTTCTGCTCCAAAGAAGGGCGCTCGCGCCGCGATATACGCGCGCTACTCGTCGCACAACCAGCGCGGCGAATCCATCGAAATACAGCTTGATAACGACTACGCCTATTGCCACGAGCACGAGCTTGAAGTCGTGAAAGTCTATATCGACGAAGCGAAGACGGGCCGCGATACCAATCGCGCAGATTTTCAGCAGATGCTTGAGGACGCCAAGCGGCATTTGATGGACTACGTGGTTATCTACAAGGTCCCGCGCATCATGCGCAACCGCGACGAAATGGCGCTCGCTCGCATAATGCTGCGCAAATGCGGCGTTGAAATCCTCTACGCAGGCGAGCAGATCGCCGAGGGGTCGTCCGGCGTGTTGCAGCTCGGAATGCTCGAAGTCCTCGCGGAGTGGGAGAGCGCCGTCGATTCAGAGCGCATCACCGAAGGGATCGCGAAGAACGCCGAGCGATGCATGGCGAATGGTCAACGGTTGTACGGCTGGGATATCGTTGATGGGTTCTATGCACTGAACGAGCAGCAGGCAACCGTAATGCGCATGATGAAGGACATGCTGCTTTCCGGCTCGATGATCGCGGATATCAGAAGAGCGTGCGAACCTTACCGAACGCAGTTCGGCAACAAGTTTACCCAGTCTGCAATTACCAAGATGCTCAAGCGCAAGCAGAACGCAGGCATATACGTGTATGCTGGGTACGAGATTCCGGGAGGCATGCCGGCTCTGTGGTCATTGGAGGAGCAGCAAATGATCTGGAAGATTCTTGAGAAGAACGCGCGCCCGCGCAAGCGCGAGAACACGGAGAACTACGCCTTGACCGGTAAGCTGTTCTGCGGAAAATGCAAAACCCCGATGATCGGCACGAGCGGCACGTCGAAGGCCGGCACTCGCTACTATTACTACAGGTGCAAGAAATGCCGGCGAAACGTTCGGAAGGACATTATAGAGGCGAACGTGGCGGATGCCGTGATCGCCGCGTTGTCCGACGAGGCAACGCGCGAGAAGATCGCGGATCTGGTTGCGGAAATCGAGCAAGATACCGGCGCGAAGCCTCAATCGGAGATCATCAGGTCGGAACTGCACGATATAGAATTGTCCTTTGATCGAATCTGGCAGGCGATTGAAGGAGGGTACGCGCCTCCCGGTGGTAAAGAGCGCGTGGAAGAGCTTACGAAGCGCAAAGAACTTCTCGAAGACGAGTTGCGCGTGGCAGTGTCGATTGAAAGCGTGACGGTTGATCGCAACCGCATTTTGTTCTGGCTTGAAGATATCGCACAGGAGGAGGACCCGGAAACTCTGATCGAGGTGTTCGTCTCGAAAGTTGTTCTCGTAGGCGATGACGATTTGCATATCGCGTTCACCTTCGAGGGCGGTGACGACGATATCGGACAGATCGTTGATGACAGCGGAGGTGTTCGGGTAAATGGTCCTGAACTCCACCACGGAAACTAG
- a CDS encoding helix-turn-helix domain-containing protein translates to MDNRIAALLKERNIKPASFAEMAMIPASTVYAIVNGTTKFDKIGIGTFIKIAKALGMTVEELYFGTYEIDPALSEITATYRQTTPEGKRFMSANAKTVREVYPTDEAKNGGENNVQDDHVSGVA, encoded by the coding sequence ATGGACAACAGAATCGCAGCACTACTCAAGGAGCGAAACATAAAGCCTGCTTCATTTGCTGAAATGGCGATGATTCCTGCCTCTACTGTTTACGCCATTGTCAACGGGACTACGAAGTTCGACAAAATAGGCATCGGTACGTTCATCAAAATCGCCAAGGCGTTGGGCATGACCGTCGAAGAGCTTTACTTCGGCACATACGAAATCGATCCTGCGTTGTCAGAGATTACGGCGACGTATCGGCAGACAACGCCGGAAGGAAAACGATTTATGAGTGCGAATGCAAAAACCGTCCGCGAGGTTTACCCGACGGACGAAGCAAAAAATGGTGGGGAAAACAACGTGCAGGATGATCACGTTTCCGGTGTAGCATAG
- a CDS encoding helix-turn-helix domain-containing protein: MLYPNLEAEMKRFGVDQRDIAQTTGKHVTTISDWMNGKVDSAFPVKQAIKVQRELFPTLPIEYLFDEQPIQRAS, from the coding sequence TTGCTGTACCCCAACCTCGAAGCGGAAATGAAACGCTTCGGCGTCGATCAGAGGGATATCGCGCAGACGACCGGAAAGCACGTAACCACGATTTCCGACTGGATGAACGGAAAGGTCGATAGCGCATTCCCCGTAAAGCAGGCGATCAAGGTCCAACGCGAGTTGTTCCCAACGCTGCCTATCGAATACCTGTTCGACGAGCAACCCATCCAACGAGCAAGCTAG
- a CDS encoding RusA family crossover junction endodeoxyribonuclease: MNRQTLINFVPVKRRVKLEFRGKCTSCPWKLKGCHVYTPQATIDEERALGQAYKGPRHEGPVSVRIDVFRVLPGSRPKRVLGEPDTMTPDIDNIAKAVLDGLNGIAYDDDKQVVELHVYKHDRERRVGDSVRISVEGVTGA; encoded by the coding sequence ATGAACCGCCAGACGTTAATCAACTTCGTGCCGGTCAAGCGCCGCGTGAAGCTCGAATTCCGGGGCAAGTGCACGAGCTGCCCTTGGAAGCTCAAGGGGTGCCACGTGTACACCCCGCAGGCGACCATCGACGAGGAACGGGCGCTCGGGCAAGCCTACAAGGGGCCGAGACACGAAGGGCCGGTTTCCGTGCGCATCGACGTGTTCCGCGTCCTGCCCGGAAGCAGGCCGAAGCGCGTGCTCGGCGAGCCTGACACCATGACGCCCGATATCGACAACATCGCGAAGGCGGTGCTCGACGGGCTGAACGGGATCGCCTACGACGACGACAAGCAGGTGGTGGAGCTGCACGTCTACAAGCACGACCGCGAGCGCCGCGTGGGCGACAGCGTGCGGATCTCGGTGGAAGGCGTGACCGGTGCCTAG